A genomic stretch from Sphingomonas faeni includes:
- the cobU gene encoding bifunctional adenosylcobinamide kinase/adenosylcobinamide-phosphate guanylyltransferase produces the protein MQSIGTPFGKSLFVLGGARSGKSRHAQAVAEAAAAAAAGDRATRLVYIATAQAFDGEMEDRIARHRADRDDRWRTVEAPLALGEALRREDGTETVMLVDCLTLWMSNLLLADEAIAARVDELVETIARLEGRVILVSNEVGLGIVPDNSLARRFRDAAGLLHQRIAAQVDSVDMVVAGLVQRWKTPNNH, from the coding sequence ATGCAGTCGATCGGAACACCGTTCGGGAAAAGCCTGTTCGTGCTTGGCGGCGCACGGTCGGGGAAAAGCCGACATGCGCAGGCCGTAGCGGAAGCAGCAGCGGCAGCGGCAGCGGGGGATCGCGCAACGCGGCTAGTCTATATCGCGACCGCGCAGGCGTTCGACGGCGAGATGGAGGACCGGATCGCGCGTCACCGCGCCGACCGTGACGATCGGTGGCGGACCGTCGAGGCTCCGCTCGCGCTCGGCGAAGCGTTGCGACGCGAAGACGGTACGGAAACGGTGATGCTGGTCGATTGCCTGACGCTGTGGATGTCGAACCTACTGCTTGCCGACGAGGCCATCGCGGCGCGCGTGGACGAGCTGGTCGAGACGATCGCGCGGTTGGAAGGCCGCGTCATCCTCGTCTCGAACGAAGTCGGGTTGGGGATCGTCCCGGATAATTCGCTGGCGCGACGTTTCAGGGATGCCGCGGGGTTGCTGCACCAGCGGATCGCCGCGCAGGTCGATTCGGTCGACATGGTCGTGGCTGGGTTGGTTCAGCGCTGGAAGACGCCGAACAATCACTAA
- a CDS encoding threonine-phosphate decarboxylase, with protein sequence MNALRIHGGRIDLAAMLYPDAPRPWLDLSTGINPCAWPTGTVPIVDLHSLPSPAAIADLETAAAAVFGTTVDRVVALPGSELGLRTLATLDLPGPVRFVAPSYATHAEAIDGAVPITRNAIDTVEDGTLLLANPNNPDGHCDTPQRLLTIARAGAWLVVDEAFADATPESSIVPLLRPDDRAIVFRSYGKFFGLPGVRLGFMIAPPEHVAAMRKRLGSWPISAHAVAYGTAAYRDTAWIAAARLSIVDRAARLDALLSRHDLRVRGDCGSFRLVERDAAPALFERLAQAGILTRTFDHAPHWLRMGVPGNDAAFARLERALGSG encoded by the coding sequence ATGAACGCGCTGCGCATCCACGGTGGACGGATCGATCTCGCCGCAATGCTCTACCCGGATGCGCCGCGCCCCTGGCTCGACTTGTCGACCGGCATCAACCCTTGCGCCTGGCCGACCGGGACCGTGCCGATCGTCGATCTGCACAGCCTCCCCTCGCCCGCCGCAATCGCCGATCTGGAAACCGCCGCTGCTGCCGTATTCGGCACGACCGTCGACCGGGTCGTCGCACTGCCCGGTAGCGAACTCGGCCTGCGAACGCTCGCCACGCTGGACCTGCCGGGCCCCGTCCGGTTCGTCGCGCCGAGCTACGCTACGCATGCCGAAGCGATCGACGGCGCCGTTCCGATCACGCGAAACGCGATCGATACGGTTGAGGACGGCACGCTATTGTTGGCCAATCCCAACAATCCGGACGGTCATTGCGACACGCCGCAGCGCCTGCTCACGATCGCGCGCGCGGGTGCCTGGCTCGTCGTCGACGAGGCGTTTGCCGATGCGACACCTGAATCGAGCATCGTTCCCCTGCTCCGCCCCGACGACCGCGCGATCGTCTTCCGGTCGTACGGCAAGTTCTTCGGCCTGCCCGGCGTGCGGCTCGGGTTCATGATAGCCCCGCCCGAACACGTCGCGGCGATGCGGAAGCGGCTCGGCAGCTGGCCCATATCCGCCCATGCCGTGGCCTATGGCACCGCCGCCTACCGGGATACCGCCTGGATCGCTGCTGCACGTCTCTCGATCGTCGACCGAGCGGCAAGGCTCGACGCACTGCTGTCACGCCACGACCTGCGTGTGCGCGGCGACTGCGGCTCGTTCCGGTTGGTCGAGAGGGATGCGGCGCCCGCATTGTTCGAACGGCTCGCGCAGGCCGGCATCCTGACCCGCACCTTCGATCACGCACCGCATTGGCTACGCATGGGCGTTCCCGGTAACGACGCTGCGTTTGCGCGGCTCGAACGAGCGCTCGGCAGTGGCTGA
- a CDS encoding DUF1636 domain-containing protein, translating into MLKSVEDGVAVVACNTCRHSADARDDEQGQRGGARLVSALKAVQASDPAYADVTVQEMPCLFACQDFCTIHLRAPAKVGYVLGRFEPTEDSARAILDYARLYGDSAFGQVPFKQWPQGVKGHFITRTPPAGFVVE; encoded by the coding sequence ATGCTGAAGTCGGTCGAGGACGGCGTCGCGGTGGTCGCGTGCAATACGTGTCGCCATTCCGCGGACGCGCGCGACGACGAGCAGGGCCAACGCGGCGGCGCGCGGCTGGTCAGCGCGTTAAAGGCAGTACAGGCGAGCGATCCCGCTTATGCCGACGTCACCGTGCAGGAGATGCCGTGCCTGTTCGCGTGCCAGGATTTCTGCACGATCCACCTGCGCGCACCCGCCAAGGTCGGCTATGTGCTCGGCCGGTTCGAGCCGACCGAGGATTCCGCGCGCGCGATCCTCGATTACGCGCGGCTCTACGGCGACAGCGCGTTCGGGCAGGTGCCGTTCAAGCAATGGCCGCAGGGTGTGAAGGGCCATTTCATCACGCGCACGCCGCCCGCTGGGTTCGTCGTCGAATGA
- a CDS encoding cobyric acid synthase, with protein sequence MGALMLQGTGSDVGKSVLVAGLCRAFANRGLSVRPFKPQNMSNNAAVTADGGEIGRAQATQAIACRVEPSVDMNPVLLKPQGDRTSQLIVRGQVRGTLAAARWREGREGLLVDVLDSFERLSTGCDLVVVEGAGSPAEINLRAGDIANMGFARAAEVPVILVGDIDRGGVIAAIVGTRTVIDPADAAMIHGFLVNKFRGDPALFNDGYRAIEARSGWRGYGVVPWLADAVRLPSEDAVILERPSASAQRRVTIACPITPRIANFDDLDPLRLEPGVALVMVPPGTPIPDVDMIVLAGSKATIPDLAFVRAQGWDIDIRAHHRRGKPVLGLCGGYQMLGRSIADPDGIEGPAGRVDGLGLLDIDTFLTGSKTLERVRGRAQGAAFEGYEMHMGATTGPATTRPIGHRADGSPEGATSADGLVSGSYVHGLLALAEQRAAWLARLGVAASGPDHGASIDAALDAIAATLERHVDLDALLALSERAGHRERD encoded by the coding sequence ATGGGCGCTCTGATGCTCCAGGGGACCGGCTCGGACGTCGGCAAGTCGGTGCTCGTCGCCGGACTATGCCGCGCCTTCGCCAATCGCGGGCTGTCGGTCCGCCCGTTCAAGCCTCAGAACATGTCGAACAACGCCGCGGTTACCGCCGACGGAGGCGAGATCGGCCGTGCGCAGGCGACGCAGGCGATCGCCTGCCGCGTGGAGCCTAGCGTCGACATGAACCCGGTGCTGCTCAAGCCGCAGGGGGACCGCACGTCGCAGTTGATCGTACGCGGCCAGGTGCGCGGCACGCTCGCCGCGGCGCGCTGGCGGGAGGGGCGCGAAGGGCTGCTGGTCGACGTGCTCGACAGCTTCGAACGGCTATCGACAGGCTGCGATCTCGTCGTCGTCGAGGGCGCGGGCAGCCCGGCGGAAATCAACCTGCGCGCCGGCGACATCGCCAACATGGGCTTCGCCCGCGCCGCCGAAGTTCCCGTTATACTTGTCGGCGACATAGACCGAGGCGGCGTAATCGCCGCGATCGTCGGCACGCGCACGGTGATCGATCCGGCCGACGCGGCGATGATCCACGGGTTCCTGGTCAACAAGTTCCGCGGCGACCCAGCGCTGTTCAACGACGGCTATCGCGCGATCGAAGCGCGGAGCGGGTGGCGGGGGTACGGCGTCGTGCCGTGGCTGGCCGACGCGGTAAGGTTGCCGAGCGAGGACGCGGTGATCCTCGAACGCCCTTCCGCTAGTGCACAACGCCGCGTCACGATCGCCTGCCCAATCACGCCGCGGATCGCCAATTTCGACGACCTCGATCCGCTTCGGCTCGAGCCCGGTGTCGCGCTGGTGATGGTACCGCCGGGGACGCCGATCCCGGACGTCGACATGATCGTGCTCGCGGGATCGAAGGCGACGATCCCCGACCTCGCCTTTGTCCGCGCGCAAGGCTGGGACATCGATATCCGTGCGCATCACCGCCGCGGCAAGCCGGTGCTCGGGCTTTGCGGGGGCTACCAGATGCTCGGTCGCAGCATCGCCGACCCCGACGGAATCGAGGGACCGGCGGGGCGTGTCGACGGGCTCGGACTGCTCGACATCGACACGTTCCTCACCGGCAGCAAGACACTGGAAAGGGTGCGCGGCCGGGCGCAGGGCGCGGCGTTCGAGGGCTATGAGATGCACATGGGCGCAACCACTGGGCCCGCGACCACGCGCCCAATCGGCCACCGCGCCGATGGCAGCCCCGAAGGCGCGACGAGTGCGGACGGGCTGGTGTCGGGCAGCTACGTCCACGGCCTGCTCGCGCTCGCGGAGCAACGCGCGGCGTGGCTTGCGCGGCTCGGCGTCGCGGCCAGCGGGCCCGATCATGGCGCGTCGATCGATGCTGCGCTCGACGCGATCGCCGCGACGCTCGAACGGCATGTCGATCTCGATGCGCTATTGGCGCTAAGCGAGCGCGCCGGCCACCGCGAGCGCGACTAG
- the cbiB gene encoding adenosylcobinamide-phosphate synthase CbiB, whose product MAEPVAVLAIAVDAAIGWPAPLYARIGHPVGGFARLIGLAETRWNRPEWSAATRRAAGVVTIVGVVAVASGVALAATALARLVLGPAAWLAIGLMAAPGVAIRSLYDHVVPVARALEASDLESARARVAMIVGRDVASLDEAGVARAAIESLAESVCDGVVAPLFWLLVAGLPGLWAYKAINTADSLIGHREERWRAFGWAAARTDDVANLIPARLSGVLLCVAGLGGWRTMRRDAGNHASPNAGWPEAAMAGALGLRLAGPIAYDGVRVAKPYIGDGRADATASDLRAALGIYRRACVLLLVIAGGIAWAL is encoded by the coding sequence GTGGCTGAGCCGGTTGCCGTGCTGGCTATCGCCGTCGACGCGGCAATCGGCTGGCCTGCCCCGCTCTACGCGCGGATCGGTCACCCGGTCGGCGGCTTCGCTCGCCTGATCGGCTTGGCGGAGACCCGCTGGAACAGACCTGAATGGTCGGCTGCCACCCGTCGTGCTGCCGGCGTCGTCACGATCGTAGGAGTCGTCGCCGTCGCGTCCGGCGTGGCGCTTGCCGCTACTGCGCTTGCCCGCCTCGTGCTCGGCCCGGCAGCCTGGCTCGCGATCGGCTTGATGGCCGCGCCGGGGGTCGCGATCCGCAGCCTGTACGATCACGTCGTGCCGGTCGCTCGCGCGCTCGAAGCCAGCGATCTGGAGAGCGCCCGTGCGCGCGTCGCGATGATCGTGGGGCGGGACGTCGCTTCGCTCGACGAAGCGGGCGTGGCGCGAGCTGCGATCGAGAGCCTTGCCGAGAGCGTGTGCGACGGCGTCGTCGCGCCGCTGTTCTGGTTGCTCGTCGCCGGGCTACCGGGGCTTTGGGCGTACAAGGCGATCAATACCGCGGACAGTCTGATCGGGCACCGCGAAGAGCGATGGCGCGCATTCGGCTGGGCGGCGGCGCGGACCGACGATGTCGCGAACCTGATCCCCGCGCGGCTCAGCGGTGTGTTGCTCTGCGTCGCCGGGCTCGGCGGATGGCGGACGATGCGGCGCGATGCTGGCAATCATGCCTCGCCCAACGCCGGCTGGCCCGAGGCTGCAATGGCCGGTGCGCTTGGTCTGCGCCTTGCCGGCCCGATCGCCTATGACGGGGTGCGTGTCGCCAAGCCGTATATCGGCGACGGCCGTGCGGACGCCACCGCATCGGATCTTCGCGCCGCGCTCGGCATCTATCGCCGGGCGTGCGTGCTGCTACTCGTCATTGCCGGAGGAATCGCATGGGCGCTCTGA
- a CDS encoding histidine phosphatase family protein: MSAYMLYLMRHGAPAVAGRLLGRTDDPATEAGIAACVARAKGIAVERIRASDLIRARACADEIGGPRGVSVEVDPRWRELDFGTWDGLAPAAIEPAELAAFYDDPDASPPPDGERWSALQDRVARALAEMPPVSTLVVTHGGAIRAALAELCGFDRRQIWAFDLPYAALVSLRIWPRPSRTVQIVGLAA, encoded by the coding sequence GTGAGCGCGTACATGCTGTACCTGATGCGGCATGGTGCGCCCGCGGTGGCGGGTCGGTTGCTTGGGCGAACCGACGACCCGGCAACCGAGGCAGGGATCGCCGCCTGCGTCGCACGCGCGAAGGGCATCGCGGTGGAACGAATCAGAGCATCCGATCTGATCCGCGCGCGTGCCTGTGCGGATGAGATCGGTGGGCCGCGCGGCGTTTCGGTCGAGGTCGATCCACGCTGGCGGGAACTCGACTTCGGCACCTGGGACGGTTTGGCCCCCGCTGCGATAGAGCCCGCCGAGTTGGCGGCGTTCTACGATGATCCCGATGCCTCACCACCGCCCGATGGCGAACGCTGGTCCGCGTTGCAGGACCGTGTGGCGCGCGCACTGGCAGAGATGCCACCGGTCTCGACATTGGTGGTGACGCATGGCGGCGCGATCCGGGCGGCGCTCGCGGAATTGTGCGGGTTCGATCGACGGCAGATCTGGGCGTTCGACCTGCCCTATGCCGCGCTCGTCTCGCTGCGCATATGGCCGCGCCCGAGTCGGACCGTGCAGATCGTCGGGCTGGCGGCATGA
- the cobS gene encoding adenosylcobinamide-GDP ribazoletransferase, which yields MKRLIVAFGFLTRLPMPRVEVTSTDFAAAIRFYPVVGLVIGLIVAAAGWAGALVDPWMGAGAALLTWIAVTGALHLDGLADLADGLGAAHGDRTRLLAVMADPHIGSFGVVAIVCQMLAKLVLLHAVGVGWGLALVPFAARMGPLAWARLLPPLRPGGLGAAVAGAVRARDLLGWGLLLALAAVAVPALIALPLLVLGVAAWLRRTLGGVTGDAHGAGIEILETGLLVALAVAGALA from the coding sequence ATGAAACGGTTGATCGTCGCGTTCGGCTTTCTGACCCGCCTGCCGATGCCGCGCGTTGAGGTGACCTCGACTGATTTCGCCGCCGCCATTCGGTTCTACCCTGTCGTTGGTCTCGTGATCGGCCTGATCGTCGCGGCGGCCGGATGGGCGGGTGCGCTAGTCGATCCGTGGATGGGGGCCGGTGCTGCCCTGCTGACCTGGATCGCGGTGACGGGGGCGCTGCATCTCGATGGGCTTGCCGACCTCGCCGACGGGCTGGGCGCAGCGCATGGCGATCGGACGCGCCTGCTTGCTGTCATGGCCGATCCGCATATCGGGAGCTTCGGCGTCGTCGCGATCGTCTGCCAGATGCTCGCCAAGCTCGTGCTGCTGCATGCCGTAGGGGTGGGCTGGGGGCTGGCCCTTGTGCCGTTCGCGGCGAGGATGGGGCCGCTCGCATGGGCGAGACTGTTGCCGCCACTACGGCCCGGCGGGCTCGGCGCAGCGGTCGCCGGCGCGGTCCGCGCCCGCGATCTGCTGGGATGGGGCCTGTTGCTCGCGCTCGCGGCCGTCGCGGTGCCGGCGCTGATCGCTCTCCCGCTGCTCGTGCTCGGCGTCGCGGCATGGTTGCGGCGGACGCTGGGCGGCGTGACCGGCGACGCGCATGGCGCCGGGATCGAGATCCTCGAGACCGGTCTGCTAGTCGCGCTCGCGGTGGCCGGCGCGCTCGCTTAG
- the cobT gene encoding nicotinate-nucleotide--dimethylbenzimidazole phosphoribosyltransferase produces MTAFATPVAFLAALRGLPQADAAARSAAITREGELTKPPGSLGRLEDIAVFMAGWQANPLPRLDRGSAVVFAGNHGIVARGVSAFPASVTAQMVANFQHGGAAINALSRAAGLELKIVSLDLDRPTADFTEAPAMLEEECLGAINAGAAAVADAPDLLVLGELGIGNSTTAAALCLASLGGAASDWVGPGTGVDGEGIARKIAVVEAGVALHRDALGTPFEILRRLGGRELAAIAGAVVAARQASVPVMLDGFICCSAVAPLAAACPDILAHCLAGHVSAEPGHRLLLKRMGLEPLLSLGMRLGEGSGAATATLLVRAALAVHAEMATFAEAGVSAA; encoded by the coding sequence ATGACCGCATTCGCAACGCCCGTCGCGTTTCTGGCGGCCTTGCGCGGCTTGCCGCAGGCGGACGCCGCGGCGCGATCCGCGGCGATCACCCGGGAGGGGGAACTGACCAAGCCGCCAGGCTCGCTCGGGCGGCTGGAGGATATCGCGGTCTTCATGGCCGGCTGGCAGGCTAACCCGCTGCCTCGGCTCGATCGCGGTAGTGCGGTCGTGTTTGCAGGCAATCACGGCATCGTCGCGCGCGGTGTGAGTGCGTTCCCGGCCTCGGTCACCGCGCAGATGGTCGCCAATTTCCAGCATGGCGGCGCGGCGATCAACGCGCTGTCGCGCGCGGCGGGCCTTGAGCTGAAGATCGTATCGCTCGATCTCGACCGGCCGACCGCAGACTTCACCGAAGCCCCGGCGATGTTGGAGGAGGAGTGCCTCGGCGCGATCAACGCTGGCGCGGCGGCTGTCGCGGATGCGCCCGATCTGCTCGTGCTCGGCGAGCTGGGGATCGGCAATTCGACTACCGCTGCGGCGCTATGTCTGGCGAGCTTGGGCGGGGCGGCGAGCGACTGGGTAGGGCCGGGTACCGGCGTCGATGGCGAGGGCATCGCACGGAAGATCGCCGTCGTCGAGGCTGGGGTCGCGCTGCACCGGGATGCACTGGGCACGCCGTTCGAGATCTTGCGGCGGCTCGGCGGACGCGAACTGGCGGCGATCGCGGGTGCGGTGGTCGCGGCACGGCAGGCGAGCGTGCCGGTGATGCTCGACGGCTTCATCTGCTGTTCGGCTGTGGCACCGTTGGCTGCTGCGTGCCCCGACATTCTCGCGCATTGCCTTGCCGGGCATGTCTCGGCCGAGCCGGGGCATCGTCTTTTGCTCAAGCGCATGGGGCTCGAGCCGTTGCTATCGCTCGGCATGCGGCTGGGTGAGGGCAGCGGAGCAGCTACCGCGACGTTGCTCGTCCGCGCGGCACTGGCGGTCCATGCGGAGATGGCGACGTTCGCCGAGGCGGGCGTTTCGGCGGCGTGA